The genomic DNA GGTCATGGTCGTGACGGCGCGGATATAGGCGTTGACCTGATTGAGGTCCGAGGGCGCGGCCTGCTGCGCGACCGCCGGCAGGGTGAAGGGGAGGACGAATGCGGCCGGGGCGGCGGCAAGCGCCAGAAACAGGGGCTTCATCAGGAAAATGACTCCGGTTGTTACGGATGCGGTTCTAATTTTTGTTTTCCGCATTCTGCGAGTCGCCGGCTGGTCCAGCCGACTTCAGAATGCTCTAGGGTCGGGCGTTTGAACGATCCGTGAACCCTGCCGTTCCCCGCGGTTAAGGCAAGGGGTGGTTACAGGGGGAAGGATCACAGGTTGAAGCGGCCGATGATTGCGGCCAGCGCCGTCGCCTTCGGCACGTCGGTCTTGCGCAGCACGGCGCGGACCTGCACCCGCACCGTTTCGCTGCTGACTCCGCGCTGCGCGGCGATTTCGCTGGCCGTCATCCCCTGGGCAAGGTCGAGCGCGACCGACGCCTCGGTCGGGGTGAGGCCATAGGCCTGGGCCAGCAGCAGGCGCGGATCGCCCACCGGCCGGGGCTGTGTCACGGTGGCGATGCAGGCCGCATCGACCGAGAAATGAAACTGACCCGGCGGGACCGGCGCAATATCGACGCGGCAGGGGCGGCCGGCGGCATCCGTGAGGCCGATCGTCGCATGGCAGACATGGCCAGACCCGTCATCCGCCCGTCCGATCGCGCGCCGCAACGCCGCCTGGAGCGGCCCATCCTGCCGGCCAATGGCGGCTTGCAGCATCCCCTGCTGGACCCGAACGACATCGCCGGCCGCCGCCAGCGCCTGCCCCGCTCGCGTCCGGGCGATGACGCGGCCGCTGGAATCGCAGAGGAAGGCAGCAAGATCGATCAGATCGAGCGAGTCGA from Sphingobium sp. CAP-1 includes the following:
- a CDS encoding helix-turn-helix transcriptional regulator; protein product: MGGLSRDHFDQTVAAFAAAPFQPDQWDEGLRLLGEACGGWTAQLLTVDKKGGICVNRLPLMPDDAIDEWERRGGAIPHVNPRAATLFAPAGSITSDDDVLARDAQERLPVYREIFDRFGARFMMVGTLRPDGDRRSVAGVLRTRRQDHPQRADMEVMAALMPHVQAALTMQGRLNDRDLRVALDSLDLIDLAAFLCDSSGRVIARTRAGQALAAAGDVVRVQQGMLQAAIGRQDGPLQAALRRAIGRADDGSGHVCHATIGLTDAAGRPCRVDIAPVPPGQFHFSVDAACIATVTQPRPVGDPRLLLAQAYGLTPTEASVALDLAQGMTASEIAAQRGVSSETVRVQVRAVLRKTDVPKATALAAIIGRFNL